One window from the genome of Salisaeta longa DSM 21114 encodes:
- a CDS encoding DUF3047 domain-containing protein gives MRTLIVCLLIGATAGAVHSVDPLRVGHFSAADTTGMLPHGWESLAFTSIDQATDYRLVRLDSQRVVRAQSAGGASGLVTRRTVDPSAYPVLEWSWRAESVVEAADATRKATDDYAARLYLLFDYTPSGLGARLKLGALRALGYDEIPARALCYIWATRAPKGQFLPSPYTDWVMMLPVESGPQHTGTWRTYRRNIVADYRAAFGGDGPVPPINGVALMTDTDNTGGTATTYYGDIVFHNGTL, from the coding sequence ATGCGTACGCTCATCGTTTGTCTCCTCATCGGCGCCACCGCCGGCGCCGTTCACTCTGTGGATCCGCTCCGTGTAGGCCACTTCTCGGCCGCTGACACCACCGGCATGCTCCCCCACGGCTGGGAGTCGCTTGCCTTTACGTCCATCGACCAGGCGACGGACTACCGGCTGGTGCGCCTCGATTCGCAGCGGGTGGTGCGGGCACAAAGCGCGGGCGGCGCGTCGGGGCTCGTCACCCGTCGCACCGTCGATCCATCGGCCTACCCGGTGCTGGAATGGTCGTGGCGCGCAGAAAGCGTCGTGGAAGCGGCCGATGCCACCCGCAAGGCCACCGACGACTATGCGGCCCGGCTCTACCTGCTGTTCGACTACACACCCAGCGGCCTCGGGGCCCGCCTCAAACTGGGCGCGCTGCGCGCTTTGGGGTACGACGAAATTCCAGCGCGGGCCCTGTGCTACATCTGGGCCACCCGCGCACCGAAGGGCCAATTTCTGCCGAGTCCGTACACCGACTGGGTGATGATGCTTCCGGTAGAGAGCGGCCCGCAGCACACCGGCACGTGGCGCACGTACCGCCGCAACATCGTCGCCGATTACCGCGCGGCCTTCGGGGGCGACGGCCCGGTGCCGCCCATCAACGGCGTCGCGCTCATGACCGACACCGACAACACCGGCGGCACAGCAACGACTTATTACGGCGACATTGTCTTCCACAACGGGACTTTGTAG
- the icd gene encoding NADP-dependent isocitrate dehydrogenase, which produces MSDTSDTTYTHIEPPANGEKITKEGGTLQVPDRPMIPFIEGDGIGVDIWPAAQTVFDAAVEHAYGGDREIVWFEVFAGEKAQKKYGEWLPEDTLAAIREYLVAIKGPLTTPVGGGIRSLNVALRQQLDLFACVRPVRYFDGVPSQVKEPEKVDMTIFRENSEDIYAGIEYRAGTPEAKKLIDFLQDELGATTIRFPETSGIGIKPISEEGTKRLVRSAIDYAIERGDDSVTLVHKGNIMKFTEGSFRDWGYEVAKEDYGAEALDGGPWQVITLDDGREIVVKDVIADAFLQQIILRPEEYDIIATMNLNGDYISDALAAQVGGIGIAPGANINYNSGQSIFEATHGTAPKYAGQDKVNPSSIILSGEMMFRYMGWNEAADLIVDALEETIRQKRVTYDFERAMDDATLLSTSEFGDAIVENM; this is translated from the coding sequence ATGAGCGATACATCCGACACGACCTACACCCACATCGAGCCCCCCGCCAACGGCGAAAAGATCACGAAAGAAGGCGGCACGCTGCAGGTGCCCGACCGCCCCATGATCCCGTTCATTGAAGGCGACGGCATCGGCGTCGACATCTGGCCGGCGGCGCAGACGGTTTTCGACGCTGCCGTGGAGCACGCCTACGGCGGCGACCGCGAAATTGTGTGGTTTGAGGTGTTTGCGGGCGAGAAGGCCCAGAAAAAGTACGGCGAGTGGCTGCCCGAGGATACGTTGGCCGCCATCCGGGAATACCTCGTGGCCATTAAGGGCCCGCTCACCACGCCCGTCGGCGGCGGCATTCGGTCGCTCAACGTGGCCCTGCGGCAGCAGCTTGACCTGTTTGCCTGTGTGCGCCCCGTGCGCTACTTCGACGGCGTCCCCTCGCAGGTAAAGGAGCCGGAAAAGGTCGACATGACGATCTTCCGGGAAAACTCCGAAGACATTTACGCCGGGATTGAGTACCGCGCCGGCACCCCCGAGGCCAAAAAGCTCATCGACTTCCTGCAAGACGAGCTGGGCGCCACAACCATCCGCTTCCCCGAAACGAGCGGCATTGGCATCAAGCCGATCAGCGAAGAAGGCACCAAGCGGCTGGTGCGCTCGGCCATCGACTATGCCATTGAGCGCGGCGACGACAGCGTGACGCTCGTGCACAAGGGCAACATCATGAAGTTCACCGAGGGCTCCTTCCGCGACTGGGGCTACGAGGTGGCCAAGGAAGACTACGGGGCCGAAGCCCTCGACGGCGGCCCGTGGCAGGTGATTACGCTCGACGATGGCCGCGAGATTGTGGTGAAGGACGTCATCGCCGATGCGTTCTTGCAGCAGATCATCCTGCGGCCCGAGGAATACGACATCATCGCCACGATGAACCTGAACGGCGACTACATCTCCGACGCGCTGGCCGCGCAAGTAGGCGGCATTGGCATTGCCCCGGGCGCCAACATCAACTACAACAGCGGGCAATCCATCTTTGAGGCAACGCACGGCACCGCGCCGAAGTACGCCGGCCAGGACAAGGTGAACCCCTCGTCCATCATCCTGTCGGGCGAGATGATGTTCCGCTACATGGGCTGGAACGAGGCTGCCGACCTGATTGTGGACGCCCTGGAGGAGACGATCCGCCAGAAGCGGGTGACGTACGACTTTGAGCGCGCGATGGACGATGCGACGCTGCTCTCCACGAGCGAATTTGGCGATGCGATCGTCGAAAACATGTAA
- a CDS encoding cation diffusion facilitator family transporter, with amino-acid sequence MTHTHDHAHTSGGHAHDVGDVGTTRLVLALVFNLAITLAEFIAGLVAGSLSLMADAAHNLSDTLSMGTSLVARRVATRAADRRRTFGYERAELIGAFINLLTLILIALYLLVEAVQRYLNPSPVDGTLMIWVGLATLVGNVATAAVLYKPSHDSLNIKSTFVHIVADALGSVAVVVGGVLIMQYGWTLIDPLLTAALACYILGHSYSLLKQTIRILMESAPAGFDFNGLVATMEAVGGVCDVHHVHVWQLDEHRTACEAHVVIEKHDLSAMEQIKQQLKQQMNDAHGIEHATLEFEFEPCGNARRVARSAHVHA; translated from the coding sequence ATGACGCACACGCATGATCACGCGCACACCTCCGGCGGCCACGCGCACGACGTGGGCGATGTGGGCACCACCCGCCTGGTCCTGGCCCTGGTGTTCAACCTGGCCATCACCCTTGCGGAGTTTATCGCGGGCCTCGTGGCGGGCAGCCTCAGCCTGATGGCCGACGCGGCCCACAACCTGAGCGATACGCTGTCGATGGGCACCTCCCTCGTGGCCCGCCGCGTTGCCACCCGCGCCGCCGACCGCCGCCGCACGTTTGGTTACGAGCGGGCCGAGCTCATCGGGGCGTTCATCAACCTCCTCACCCTCATCCTGATTGCGCTGTACCTGCTCGTTGAGGCGGTGCAGCGCTACCTGAACCCTTCGCCCGTTGACGGCACGCTCATGATTTGGGTGGGCCTCGCCACGCTGGTGGGCAACGTGGCCACGGCCGCGGTGCTCTACAAGCCGTCGCACGACAGCCTCAACATCAAGAGCACTTTCGTCCATATTGTGGCCGACGCGCTGGGGTCGGTAGCGGTTGTGGTCGGTGGCGTGCTCATCATGCAGTACGGTTGGACGCTCATCGACCCCCTGCTCACGGCAGCGCTCGCCTGCTACATCCTGGGGCACAGCTACAGCCTCTTGAAGCAAACCATCCGCATCCTCATGGAGAGCGCCCCGGCGGGGTTCGACTTCAACGGCCTCGTGGCAACCATGGAGGCCGTTGGCGGCGTGTGTGACGTGCACCACGTGCATGTGTGGCAGCTCGACGAGCATCGCACGGCCTGCGAGGCCCATGTCGTCATCGAAAAGCACGACCTGTCGGCCATGGAACAGATCAAACAGCAACTCAAACAGCAGATGAACGACGCCCACGGCATTGAGCATGCCACGCTGGAGTTCGAGTTTGAGCCTTGTGGCAACGCCCGGCGCGTGGCCCGCTCGGCCCACGTGCATGCATAG